TTATCTCCCAAATTCAGAAAACGCAGAATACTAACATAGTTCTGGTTTCGTCTAGAAAGGGTACAGTAATAAgttcttatttatttatcattcttgTGTATTAACCTATATTGCCAATGTCTCATTTGTCAAAATAACAGGATTTTTGGTTTTGGCTTACCTCAGTTTCTTTTCGCTTCCTGAGGTCAGGTGACTGTTGACAAACCCAAAGGAGGTTCTATTAAACATAAAAGACACCCCCACTGCTCCTTTATTccctttaaacacacacatacacacacaatcagCTTTCAATGTACAAGGAAGAGCGGTAAATGTCTAGTTTTACAATTGCTAATGATTTTGCAATGGAAAAAGAGCTTTAAACAAACCCAAAGCATTAGCTATGCCAGTCTTAACACTGTCACAAAAGACATGAGAGAAGCGGTTCTCATGTTCCGGCTTGGCTAGAACCACAATCCTTATACTCCACAGTGTCTGAGTGGCTATCTGTCAAAAACCACACACAGCTTATATGCTAGGTCATTCGACACATTCAAACATTTTGTCAAGTGTCATAACATACATGTCATTTCTCCACAGAGGACAAAGAATGGTCTACGGTACAGTAGTACGCAAACAACATAAGGCCCCTGAAGCTTTCCTGTGGGGTTTTGTGCCACTTACTTGTTTGAAGCTAATGTTGGTTATATCTCTAAGGGCTCCCCTAACTGTTTCTATCCACTCCTTCTCTCCCAACGGGTCCTCCTGTGTCCCAATCACATAGATATCGTGTGGGATTTGACTGGCTGTGTCATCGTGGGTTTTTCCCTGACCCTTTGACTGGAACCAGGAAGTGATGTTTGGTGGTGGATTCGCATTTCCTGATTGGACAGTTAACTTCACTTCAGTTCACATTTCACTTCATCTCTAGTTACTGTAAACTTCAAAATTTTATACCATACAAATGTCGGTACTTGAAAATAAGAGGAAGAAGCAAGGCCTGTACTTTATTAGTAGTGtgtttcaaatcttaaaagtatatatatatatatatatatatatatatatatatatatatatatatataactgtatttgcagataatacaatattaatgaaataaaaggcgaACTTAGTGTACTTAAGAGAGTTAGTTATGTAACAcccttatttacatttttaaaaagtctatTTTGTCATAGCATCAAATTAAaagtcataatcatcatcataatgaTGAAAttcttttgtcatgctttaaagaagtagaCTTATTTGAAGTGTTGACACACACTTAAGCATATGTAAAGTAttctattataaatgtattatttatagttttttgatATTACCTTATAGGTAATAGATTGTAAATGTTCTAACTTGAAGCtgtataacaaaaaatatttaaatacatgatatAACATAGAAATGAACACAATTAAAGTGTATTTtcatttaccataaatgctttttAGTACATTCAGTAGTAATTCTATAtgcttaagtgggtcaaaaatgtattaagctcattgcatttaatacatttcaactttaatacattttgtttatttgtaattaaaatgcaattaagtgtctaaaaatataaaatttagttggcatttaaatatattattttaatgtattatttaagtaacactttttaaaaacatgctgaagtgttcttctttttcacaaggataggctagtgagataaaaaaaaaaaagtgtaacagcacttttgtcaaaaataaataaataaataaattgtgcttcAGCTCCAAAAACACTCTGAATTCAGGAGAATTTGAGAAGCTTTTTTGGAATGACTAAATTTAGAGGTAGGCTAAATGCATCTTACCCATGTTCCAGGTGCCAACAAAGATGGTGATCATATCCGGCTCAGGTTTTCCTGAGTGCTTGTTCTTCATCTGCTGTAGAAGCTGGCAGAAGCCTTCtcttttctaaaaatgtatttggaGATACACAGTTACacacaaggacacattaaaaacaTATGCAAAACATGGAACTGATATATCATGGCTCTCCAAAAAACTTCCATGTGAAAACTTTTCATCCCTATTGTAACAATTGTCATATTAGCAGTGGGATTTTTACCTTTGTGTCATCAAAGACAAAGTCTTTGCGCTGAGTTTTTTCCTTCTCTGTCTCTACCACCAATGCTAGTCTGTTATGCATCTTCTGTGACTTCACCAACTGCAAGACTGAAAATTAAGAATTCGGCATGTTCCCATTATTTATTGCTTAATGTGTGCTTTCACAAATTTTGGCTACACCGCTCCAAGGAACTACTGATTGATTGGTCCATCAAAGAATTctgtgtttaaaggggtcatatgatgttatttcaagatttcctttctctttggagtgttacaagctcttggtgcataaagaagatctgtaaagttgcaaagactagagtcttaaatccaaagagatattctttatgaaagttAAGATTCAACCATGCCCTCCAAAAACAGCTCGTTCttacacacccccacatgtctacatcatgatgtgggaagatttgcataacaccgcccaaatgttcacgcatagaaagaaggcataaccttTATTCTCACGGTTGCCGCTgatgccatgttgtggagactctgtgtgtttcgttgtgaaagcaaagctttgtttgggcttccgaaagaggacacaactagaaatcagtgggtAAGCTGTATTTACAGCACTGTTCCAGAAGTAAGTTTTCATATGTAAagtatttgccactgatgattcaaacgcaagttttgagcagtgtagagtagcgcttgttgtttgttgtttctctgatcacaaatgcagaaatggttttatgtttacgcagcgcgatATGCAATGCAATGCCTAAAAACAAAGTATAAGTCATTATGATCAGTAATAatatccccactggatgcaacaaatgcctagtttgtaatgggttttattggttttgtctcgtcgtgcTGGGAAATGGCATTAcagtgttaaggggcgtaacatttccatcacacacctGAGGCTTTGGGCCAATCACAAGGCTGGCCAattagagcacacctcgcttttcagaacgatgagctttgtaaaaatgtacacatttcagaaaggcgggtgtacacatgtacagtaatgtacagtacgtggaaaataatgtgttttttaaccttaaacctcctaaacacattgcattacaacaaatacaaaaaagtatgttctttttagcaacgtcatatgacccctttaaataatatGTATAACGACCATTACTAAACTTTATATTTGACTTGAAGCCATAGTTTCCCTTCATTTTTCATTAAAGGCCTGCTgacttattaatattaaaacactGTCACTAATTTCATTTGTGTGTGGTTATATTAATGATGAAATGGTTCAGCATACTTTTATTGTGCACATAATATTTATCCTCAGGTCCATCTCTGGACTTCTTGAAGTAAACCTTCCCTCCTTCCACATCTACTTTGAGGTACATTTTGTTTGAAATACCAAGGGAGTCGCATTTTACCTGTTAGCACAGAAAAGGACAACAAAAACACATCAGTAAAACGGAGTGCAGCATTTTTGTTGTGCTGTACCCAAAAAAGTGTTACAAAGGTTCTCTAAGATGACTGTGTGCAGAGGCAACCAACCCAAACGTCATCGTTTATCTAGTACATAGGCAAACTAGACTCTTTCTAATTTGCATGTGGTTTTGGAGAGCAAAGCAGTAGCAGTGAAAACGTCAATGCTTTCGTTATGATGACATCATTACGAGGAGCAGGAAGGAGTAACAGTTTATGACTTTCACTTTGAATATGTACAGTGATcaaagtgctctctctctctctatatatatatatatatacatacttgcATATGCTTATATTAATCTACTAAGCCAATAAatcctttatatattttatgtattgttgAATTGATTTTCCTACTTCGAATGTCACAGGAGGAATAAGTGACTTTCTGTGTCCTCCATCATATCCCACAGaatcaaaaacagcattcttgGTCTGTAAATAAGGTGATGTTAGTCTACAATAAAGTTTCCAATAGGAATTTCATTTCTATATATTAGATTGTAATGTTGTGATCCATAAACAAAGAACAACGACACCTTGTCTTCTATTGAATATATAAGCTTAGTCAGTTGTTCCAGTTTGAAAGCCACAGACTGAGTTGCATCTCCAGAAAGCTGAAAAAGAAGTAAAACCAACATATATTTTAGgagaggaaataataataatactcaatataacaaaatatatattgtttttttctcattgtaTTATTTCTTTACTTATTGTTTACAGGAGAAATGGCAGTGTGTTAGGGGTTTATTACTCAAAACTAgatgtaatattcaaatatttatcagCTACACACAGAACATATTTAGAAATTACCATTTACCCCTAAATTGTATAAATCTGTAAAAGGTCAATTACAAATTGTTGTTACAAGCTATTCCACTACCAAGgagagttttctctctctctctctcacacacacacacacacacacacacacacacacacacgcacacgcacacgcacgcacacacaaagtTGTTCATTAAATCACAGATGTACttgttttatatcaaataaattgtattttcttacatccagttattttttttttgttccgtAAAATTCTTTATATTTTTACACAGAGACTTTCAAGCATATACTGTCACCTCAGGAGGTTGGACATTTGAAATCCGGAATAAAATGTCCTGGTTTGATTCATTCTTACTGACCTGACTCCTTAACCTCCCCACTACAGGAGACAACGGTTGATCCAAAACTTTCTGCAGTATCTCAAGACTAGGAAGTGTGCGGGCAATTTCACTACAGAAAAGTAGGAAAATCAATTAATTGCACATTGGATAAAATTCCTGAAAGTATCCAAGACAGTCATTTTTCTGACTGTTTGTACCTGTTTAGGTTTTTGCAGATACTTTGTGTGAGCTTTTTAAAGTTGGGAAGAGTCGGGTTGCCATTCTGCACCTGCTCTGCATCTAGACAAAGAGATGAGCGGAAATATTCCTGGATGGACTTCTGATGGTCCTCTGGTAAACTGGATATCAGACATCAAAATCATTAGCACGCCACAACAAAACTACTGTACTCACTACAGTGACTCTAAATTGACAGTCATTCAATCATATTGTATTTAACAAGGGATTGTAATGAATAAAGATTAATCTCATTTTACTTTGATATGTCAATTTGCTGCAAACGCTGAACATAGGTGTCTGAGATGGAGGGGCGGGCAAGCTCTGTTCCCCTATCGGTTCCTCTGGATGAGTCACTATGGCCGTCTTTACATTCATTACATGTGATATTCCTGGGTGGCAACTGAGGCGGCAAACTAAATGGCTCTGTGGAAATGGAGATTTGACCAAATAGCATCCTTGAATGACCATTTCAATTCAAACcatttcaattatatattttaatccaAATGTACAATGGGGTCAAAAActaattctgataaaaaaaaataaaaaaaaataaaaaataaaacatgatttaattCTTTCATCAAACTTTTCACTCAAATTATCATGCTAATAATATTTTAtctgtaataataatttttaagaaaaataaaatgaaagaatttataatttaaaaaaaatgtaaaaattcaaaACACGGACATGAACCTATGGTGAAAGCTTATTGTGATTCACTTACCTGGTtcctcctctggctcctcctctTTCTGCACAGCATACTGAAGGTGTGTGACCAGACCCATGTTCTCCTTATAATATGCCTCCACTAGGTCTGGCAGCAGAGAGAAGAACCGAATAGGCACTCCCTCTGATGCCTGCAACAAGATGAACAAGAAAGATCTGCTATTCTGAAGACTGTACAAGATGTACTAGATTCATGGCATTTTCTAGATTCATCTCTTAAACATGCACAACACCCCCAGTAATACTTCCAGTGACTTTCTTCCTCTCCTCCATTGTCAAATAGCAGTACATTGCATTTCTGCATTTTGCATGGTTTCTCTTACAAAAAGTGCTCGGTTGGAGCCGAGTAGGTTTAATAAGCCACTGTTTTCAAAGGACTTTGGAATATAAGCTCTTAATCACCTGATTTGACTTACAGTATGTCTTAATGCTCAGTGTAGCAGGGTAAGGTATTAGCCCAGATATGATTGGTTGACATCATGCCAGCCTGGGAACCTATCAGTGTTCCTACTCCTTTGTCATtggttaaaatggtttaaatccaATGAACCTATCAGTGTTGGGATTGATCCTATTAAAAAGGGAATGGTTTGATTACTCAAGACGCATCATTCTGGGTACTAGATCATCGTGGAAAGTCATGGACAAATGATAGGGTTTGTTGCATCTCCCTGCTGGTATCGCAAGTAGGCCTTTTTCAGCATGCCAGTAGCCGTGGTCTCGTGTGGTAAGCAACCATGCGTTTTGCTACTTTGGAATTCTCTCTCGCAGGTGTAACTACATCTCCAGGAGTTTCCAGTAACTTGGTTGAAGACGAATGTACATCAGTATGACTGCACTGCTGCTGTTTTTAGTGTTTGTGTAACCGTTTAACTGTTTTGATATGAATGTCTTAGTTTATACCAGTTAATTATGTGATTTGAGTAGGAACTTTTAAAGCGGGGGTTTTATTTTCAGTGTGTCCACTTGGGGTAGTGTggtatgggaggccgtttgaggcgaaacccattgaaaacttgtCATACACACTGGAACACTtgtcgtacaagtgaatcacttgcgatacacactgaaacacttgcgtgtacaagttaataacttgggatacacactgaaacacttgtgcgtacaagtgaattacttgcgcatacatgtgaaacactatatatctttGCAAATATATGAAAGACATGCGGTTACATAGAAACTCTTTTCATATGCCCTGTAATCATCCACGTACTGTTGTGCCTGCACAAAGACTGCACTTTCaaacattctcgcgtgtgagagCGCTTAAACCTTTTCAGTGTGTCTCcggaagtcgtttcattgcaacaggaagttatagctcaaatattctccacgtatatggctccttccaaactttttttaaaaaatgaggTTTGTTCTTTACACTAGGCTTTTTTGTATGTGATCACTCATGTGTTATtgccaattctgatttttttttatttttttttttttacatttttctttcccGTGTCCTTCGGTTCATTTAGTCCGAATATACGAGGAGAATATTGGAGCTATAACTTCCGGTTAGtgggtttaattttatttatgtataaaaaaaaaattatttttttttattttatattactttttttttcacgttttgaAAGGGTAAACTCTGGTTCACACTCCAATACAGTAGGTGGCAATAATGCACCTAACTTTGGTGCTACCCGCCATAAAACCGAAGTAGTAGTATAACTTCCGGTtgcaatgaaaatgttaatgctctctcACACGTGAGAATATTTCAAAGTTTTTACATATTTgcacagatatatagtgtttcacttatacacaagtgtttcagtgtgtatcacaagttttcaaagggttttgcctcaaacggcctcccatagtGTGGTGTTTTGCCAATTGTATTGCTTTCACaatttgagtggtttgtggtaTGGTGTGAGGTGATAATCCAAAAGGCCCCTGCTGGTCATTTTTCTCCTCCTGGTCATTTTGTAACTGGTAGACTTGTGTATTAGGCATGTTTTATTGTATCCAAAAAACCCAATGTTTGAACCATTTAgttgtgtatataaataaattgcaaatgttttttacTATCTGTCTCCATGCTCACCCTGGCTGTTGGCCACGAACCTGTGTGCCCTTTCGTAGGGCTAATATGTCCCGGTATATTCCGGGTGGCGTAGTGGATGTATATCCACTTTTGGTGGGTCCCCTCCCCTACCTGACCACTTCTTGCCACATCAGCAAACGTTTTGACCCAATTACAGTATATACAAACTAATGCAAAGTAACAACTACCAAAACCGTGATCTAATAATTGGTATTTGATGTGGAAAATCACACAGTATCAAAATTCAGGACATATTTATGACCCTGGACCTCACAACCAGACTTAAGTCTCttatttatatttgtagcaatatccaacaataaattgtatgggtcaaaattatagatttttatttcatgacaaaaaaacattaggatattaagtaaagatcatgctccttgaagatattgtttattttaaatatataccttcaatgttttttatttttgcaccctcagattcccgattttcaaatattagcatcttggccaaatattttaatatcctaacaaaccatacatcaatggaaacgTTATTAACAAACCAAAATGCCCCTGACATAATATAAAACTTCTAGTCCCTAATTGTAATATGAAAGTCTCTTCATACATTTGGCTGGGAAGAAATGTTAGGGAAAATGGCAGCGTTTTTAGCAttgcacacaaaataatttaaacatgtcATCCATTTTAGCATGGCCAATCACAAGATGTCTGACTGACAACAGGCGACAAGCACAAACTTAGCATAAAAACCTCCCACGTTCTCGTACTATGGTTTAAAGGTCAGCACAAATGGTGTTTTTTAAATTGAATTGATCAAATTTAATTCTATAATGACACCATACAAAGCTTTCCATTTCAAGGCAGTGTGCAAGAGGAACCCTGTGGCTTAACACCCACGCTGATGGATAATTTAAAACTGAGGCTTGCTGCAACGCAGGCTTGAAAGAGGAAGAACTGTGGTAGAAAGACATTGAAGGGCATTGTACAACTCTACAGATTTGGTTTAGCCCTGTCCCTTGAGTGCAGGTTACTTCGAAATGTAACGCTGAGAGAGAACAATGCAAATTATAGGCAAAGGTCACCCATTTTGCTTTCACTATTTCATTTGTCACATGTTTAACAGTTTGAATAAAACCACCATTGGTTTTGCAGCTGCACTGTCACCAATGCTTGCTTTAATGCAGTGGACATAATAGATACTAGCCTGACAGACAAGACGCCTACACAACGGTCTCAGGGAGTCTTCAACAGCTGAAGAGCTAACTGTCACAAGGTCACACATTCATTACCAAGCACAAGATGGTAAATGGCTTGTAGGATGCCAGATGTTCTATGCAACTAGGCACAAATATGGACAGTGTTTTGTCAGGTGACCAGCAGACTATGACAACAGCACATAATTAGCAGAGGGTTGATTATATTTGTCTCgtggttttattttaatatttttttcactatTTTAGTGCAACCAGGAAATGAATGGTGTTGTAGataaattcaaataattaaaatacactaATAATAAATAGGTTgaccaaagaaagaaagaaatactgagtaattgtaaataaagataaatagcgatttcaaaaacaaaaaaagcggCATAACATTTCACAAAAGAAGCTTCCAAATAACTAATTAATAtccttataatttaataatatattcacAGTCGTTAATTTTTGAGTTGTCAGAATTCAGTAGAATATAGACGTAATGAATCACACCTGTGGTTTACTTGTAAAATTGAGTGGAACAATGGATTAAAAGTGAAGTTAGATTTGATAAAATCTCTAGATGCTTGTGATATATTTTGTACCTaataaatgaaattacataattcaaACGGTTTATTATGCTTCCAAAAGTGTCCAAATACGTTTCAGGCAGACTATAAGAGCTTTATATtcactaaaacaactaaacacacCATTCGGGCAACTTTCGAATACTTGACGTCACAAGCAGAAGTGCCTCCGTGCATAACTCAGAATAATCCTCCAGCGCACACGAAACACCTGTCTGTGTGAGTATGAAAGCAGAGCAACTGAAGGAAATTCCAGAGGTCAATTATTCTACCAGGTACTAAATGGAGAATTTCTTACCTGGACTGATAGTTTTTTGTCCTCATTTGGTAATATTCTGTATGTATACACACAGTTTTGGTATCTGCAAAAGAATGATTAATGAacattaatttgtgtgtgtgtatatatatatatatatatatatatatatatatatatatatatatatatatatatacacataaacactTATACACATATCACAAATTGAACATAAACATTGAAAAGAGCCATCTTGCAAAGAAGCAACAATTATGGAAACCCCTTGACAGCTTCCTTCAGTCTCAGTCAACACTGTTCGTTAATTTGTTAACGTTTTGTTCACTATACAAGGAATCACATTGGACTTAAACGCAAACTTTTTTCACTGCATGATTTAAAGAAACATTTGCAAATCACACTCCACCCGAACCTGAACTACAAGGCTTGCACGTTTAAAGTTTTCTGGAAAGAGTTTATATGAAAGAACATTTTATATGGTAATTAACTTGACGATATGCACACAAAGTAGGAAGAAGGAAGCCTTTTGGTAAAATATGTAATTTCAaaagctgtttatatatatatatatatatatatatatatatatatatatatatatatgatccaaATAATGTTGCATGGCCAATGGTGCAAAACCGAGCATGTTTTATACGATGCATTTATAACTGACTCAATTGTCATCTCATGCAAATCGTCCAAAACACACTGCAAATTTAAACGGCATACCTATTGGAACACATGTAAAGATCTAAAACTTTAATCTATAATATAAGCGACAGCATATGTGCCCCTCCACCTGAGATGAACAGCAACAATACTCACAGAACACAGAGGGCATAAGCTCCCTGTATGGATTCGCTGTCCCGCAGGAGGAAGCTCCCATCCTTGCCTGCTTTGGAGAGGAGGTCCTCTGCTGTAGACCGAGTGATATTGCCATGGTACCATGGCTGGTGAGAAAACATCCTTTCCAAAGACTTCTCCCTTCCTCAGTCTGAAGACACCCAGGTTATTTTGGCCCCGGCAAATTTTCAAGAGCAGATCCACATGAGGCCACCTTTAGAGTCTCATGTTTTGTTTCATGGCGTTGTTAGAACTGATAGCCGCTCCTGCTCTGTCTGGCTCTAGGCTCGCTGCTTCTCGCTCTTCCTGTTAGAAGGGCGAAAGCTGCAAAAAGGAAGCTGCCACAAACACAAGAGAGTGAACTTCCTCATTCTGTGCACATTAAAAACTCAGAGAGAGTGAGCAAGAGAGGAGGCCGAACAGCAGGCTTTTTCACACGGCCCCAAAACCtcttattttttttaccacaaaagagATGAAAAAGGTGTGTGTGGTATTGTAGGAGTGTTCAGTGCATTCTTTCATACAACATCGATGATTAACCCAGCTAACCAAAACTATGAAGAGGACAACCAATGCAAGTGTCAACTATATGAAGAGAAATGTAGATAAACTTTTACAGTGTGAAAGGCTCTGTTGAGAGGTAGATTATGAATTTATCTTTTTGTGCAAACCGCTGATCCTGAAAGGAAAGTGACTTGTGTAGCACACTTCTTCAGCTATGCATCAGCATTTGGGTGTATATTAGATGTACACTGATGGTACAAGAATATGAAAGTTCTTTAAACATGACGTGATGGAGCAAGTTCCCTTTTATTGCAGCTGTACACTGAAAACAGTAATACTCTCTCAGAAAACAGCTTGTTATTTAGTATACCCTGAATGGTAAAAGGCTCgtttcacaccaagaatgataactataaagataactataacagCGTCCAGACCAGCGGATGATATTATCTGTTTATTCCAAGCATACACTTGCCAACAACTTAAAATTCTCCAGGTCATgatagcaggattgattctgattgggtgtcaatgttcttatcattcatcagctggaaaaatttaaaatcgttctgaaagtgattccaacaatattgtttctctgtgcctttatagctgtggtgtgggctctgctattctttaatattaagAATGCTTTTTAGAACTATATCATTATCTTTATAATTATCATGCTTGGTGTGAACAGGACTTAATAGTCGTTCATTAATGGTACATATTACTACTCAAAAGTACCAATTTGCACCTTTTAAAGGTAGATAAGGTATAAAGCTATCTTT
This is a stretch of genomic DNA from Carassius carassius chromosome 10, fCarCar2.1, whole genome shotgun sequence. It encodes these proteins:
- the LOC132151892 gene encoding phosphatidylinositol 3,4,5-trisphosphate 5-phosphatase 1-like, whose product is MFSHQPWYHGNITRSTAEDLLSKAGKDGSFLLRDSESIQGAYALCVLYQNCVYTYRILPNEDKKLSVQASEGVPIRFFSLLPDLVEAYYKENMGLVTHLQYAVQKEEEPEEEPEPFSLPPQLPPRNITCNECKDGHSDSSRGTDRGTELARPSISDTYVQRLQQIDISNLPEDHQKSIQEYFRSSLCLDAEQVQNGNPTLPNFKKLTQSICKNLNSEIARTLPSLEILQKVLDQPLSPVVGRLRSQLSGDATQSVAFKLEQLTKLIYSIEDKTKNAVFDSVGYDGGHRKSLIPPVTFEVKCDSLGISNKMYLKVDVEGGKVYFKKSRDGPEDKYYVHNKILQLVKSQKMHNRLALVVETEKEKTQRKDFVFDDTKKREGFCQLLQQMKNKHSGKPEPDMITIFVGTWNMGNANPPPNITSWFQSKGQGKTHDDTASQIPHDIYVIGTQEDPLGEKEWIETVRGALRDITNISFKQIATQTLWSIRIVVLAKPEHENRFSHVFCDSVKTGIANALGNKGAVGVSFMFNRTSFGFVNSHLTSGSEKKLRRNQNYVSILRFLNLGDKKLNPFDITHRFTHLFWLGDLNYRVDLPSQEAENIVMKIKLQQYQDLLARDQLNIEKEEEKVFLDYVEEEITFAPTYRFERDTREKYAYTKAKATGTKYNLPSWCDRVLRKSYPIAHVVCNSYGCTNDIMTSDHSPVFATFDVGVTSQFVSKNDLSKDAQGAIKIMNCVAVLMTKSKTKFFIEYHSSCLEKFVKSPEGENQENTVGTIKVRFRGQVELTPIIADPEYLLEQHILICIKSTDCDESYGEGCVALRSAESSYTEFCIKLTHHGERTGLLTGGIQLPKSDGKQTEKLYDFIKVGDDPGAGKGKSGDITKISSVLATDISNPSYMGVGYKSNNQADRVPSNIISPRTGPSSGHSTKDMTHGNISPKKTSYDHATSSPTTKTSNPVCEDGQTPEMFDNPLYGSMSASRGSKDHLPPPDALFAFSKTDLDAGCHPPVPTPRIRSFTCSETKPQSSSATNTISSGLQPQNITKKPVVPSRSEGGMTGPNRPPVPMKSRPGQPQELQPKPRDYRDSSELPAKFRLQTRPGQPKDGQNETPQLKMGRPLK